One Desulfosalsimonas propionicica DNA window includes the following coding sequences:
- a CDS encoding HNH endonuclease yields MARESIPKKIKEAVLDEYDHRCAVCAGDRPHLHHVNEDATDNDPMNLLPLCPNCHLRDQHNPTKKIDVGKLKLFRKYKDPTILKPQFHPIYERTLFLNEIEINDSNVAEIENRAKELIEFVASLEMGDFYSKRLNELVGPLKRVFVMALGGGPDPHYERQRKRANYDYREKISQNKDDVYSLIVELLRYQKW; encoded by the coding sequence ATGGCGAGAGAATCAATACCAAAGAAAATTAAAGAAGCAGTGCTTGATGAATATGATCATAGATGTGCCGTCTGCGCAGGAGACCGCCCCCATCTTCATCATGTTAATGAAGATGCAACTGATAATGACCCTATGAATTTATTGCCTCTATGTCCGAATTGTCATCTTAGAGATCAACATAATCCAACGAAAAAAATTGATGTAGGAAAGCTTAAACTGTTTAGGAAGTACAAGGATCCAACAATTTTAAAGCCACAATTTCATCCAATTTATGAACGCACACTATTTTTAAATGAGATAGAGATCAACGATTCAAATGTTGCCGAAATTGAGAATAGAGCCAAGGAATTAATTGAATTCGTGGCATCTCTTGAAATGGGTGATTTTTATAGCAAACGTCTGAACGAACTGGTTGGACCACTAAAACGTGTGTTTGTTATGGCATTAGGTGGGGGGCCGGACCCGCATTATGAGCGACAACGAAAGCGGGCTAATTATGATTATCGAGAAAAAATCTCACAAAATAAAGACGATGTATACAGTTTAATTGTTGAATTATTGCGATATCAGAAATGGTGA
- a CDS encoding XRE family transcriptional regulator, whose product MHEDYKEAFKAALNHLLDEKGRGAQTFVAIEANISHAQLNRIKSGKSSGSIETLYAISKALGRDYEEMVKLGRSILLYEKDPDKTPLNVSSETSWKAEPPQPKIDARYFDFVPMAEARLNAGGGNVVMTEQYGEYYAFRKDWLRKVATGPGNIVLMTVEGESMTPTISDGDTVMIDMGRTRIKSGSIYALGIEDTIIIKRLEYLVSGSIRIISDNRQEYSPYEANPKNIRIIGEVIWCAKQFIKTE is encoded by the coding sequence ATGCATGAAGATTACAAAGAGGCTTTCAAGGCGGCATTAAATCATCTGTTGGATGAAAAAGGGCGGGGAGCTCAGACTTTCGTCGCTATTGAAGCCAATATTTCCCATGCACAACTAAACCGGATCAAATCGGGGAAAAGCAGCGGAAGTATTGAAACTCTTTATGCTATATCAAAGGCTCTCGGCAGGGATTATGAAGAAATGGTTAAACTTGGCCGAAGCATCCTACTTTATGAAAAAGACCCGGACAAAACCCCCCTTAATGTTTCTTCTGAAACATCCTGGAAGGCCGAACCCCCACAACCCAAGATTGATGCCCGCTACTTTGACTTCGTTCCCATGGCCGAAGCCCGCTTAAACGCTGGCGGCGGAAACGTGGTCATGACAGAACAATACGGGGAATATTACGCCTTCAGAAAGGACTGGCTCAGAAAGGTAGCCACCGGCCCCGGCAACATCGTCCTGATGACCGTGGAAGGCGAAAGCATGACCCCCACCATCTCGGATGGTGACACGGTCATGATCGACATGGGCCGCACCCGCATCAAATCCGGCAGCATCTATGCCCTTGGCATCGAAGACACCATCATCATCAAGCGCCTGGAATACCTGGTCAGCGGCTCCATCCGCATCATCAGCGACAACCGCCAGGAATATTCACCCTACGAAGCAAACCCCAAAAACATCCGCATCATCGGTGAAGTCATCTGGTGCGCCAAACAGTTTATAAAGACAGAATAG
- a CDS encoding helix-turn-helix domain-containing protein has product MQIKNQNVIKRYKMPTQIELAAKVKVSQSMISFILAGKRRPSWKKAKKIAEATGTNPVLWLEGSPEEMKAALSNNGGGKTPNQG; this is encoded by the coding sequence ATGCAAATTAAAAATCAAAACGTAATTAAAAGGTACAAAATGCCAACTCAAATAGAGCTCGCAGCAAAGGTCAAAGTTTCTCAATCGATGATCAGTTTTATTTTGGCTGGCAAGCGCCGTCCTTCATGGAAAAAGGCAAAAAAAATAGCCGAAGCAACCGGCACCAACCCAGTCCTTTGGCTGGAAGGTTCGCCGGAGGAAATGAAGGCCGCCCTTTCCAATAATGGAGGGGGCAAAACCCCAAACCAGGGCTGA
- a CDS encoding phage antirepressor N-terminal domain-containing protein, whose amino-acid sequence MTDRKHLTPVSFHGDTIYTVEHEGEPYAPVRPIVENMGLAWPPQREKLRRQADRWGVTIIVTPSSGGSQETVCIPVRKVAGFLATINHNKVKNGLRAKVLAYQRECDDALWDYWTRTQKRDLPVWKGLLARAGDGTISPSQRIRLLSLAMRFARMGRAEQEAAAETYAEFCRRAGRATAQAGAGGLPQA is encoded by the coding sequence ATGACCGACCGCAAACACCTCACTCCGGTCTCCTTTCACGGAGACACCATTTACACGGTTGAGCACGAGGGCGAACCCTATGCGCCCGTGCGGCCCATTGTGGAAAACATGGGCCTGGCCTGGCCGCCGCAGCGGGAAAAGCTCAGGCGCCAGGCCGATCGATGGGGGGTGACGATTATCGTTACACCTTCGTCTGGCGGGTCCCAGGAGACCGTGTGCATCCCGGTGAGAAAAGTGGCCGGGTTTCTGGCCACCATTAACCACAACAAGGTGAAAAACGGCCTGCGGGCCAAGGTGCTGGCCTATCAGCGGGAATGTGACGATGCGCTGTGGGATTACTGGACGCGGACGCAAAAGCGGGATCTGCCGGTTTGGAAGGGGTTGCTGGCGCGGGCCGGGGATGGGACGATTTCCCCGAGCCAGCGGATCCGGCTGTTGTCTCTTGCCATGCGGTTTGCCCGCATGGGCCGGGCCGAACAGGAGGCTGCAGCGGAAACCTATGCGGAATTCTGCCGGCGCGCGGGCAGGGCAACGGCCCAGGCCGGGGCCGGAGGCCTGCCGCAGGCATAG
- a CDS encoding AAA family ATPase encodes MYSKKNDLGNIIAFSGAQGTGKTTAAGRLAEVYQTATKLSDATVCLITDVERQCPYPINQETTHKAQQWIFNKQMAAEITAAAEYDVVVTDRTLMDVIAYSFAAGFRAQADDMLQVWRRHASYYRRIVFRSIATNHWNVEDGCRDTDAIFRARIEATLYELYRYVGMTTQPQFFEV; translated from the coding sequence ATGTACTCGAAAAAAAATGATCTGGGCAACATCATTGCCTTTTCCGGCGCCCAGGGCACGGGCAAGACCACGGCGGCCGGCCGGTTGGCAGAGGTTTACCAAACAGCCACAAAGCTTTCCGACGCCACGGTTTGTCTGATCACAGACGTTGAGCGGCAATGCCCGTATCCCATCAACCAGGAGACCACCCACAAGGCCCAGCAGTGGATATTTAACAAGCAGATGGCCGCCGAGATCACGGCGGCCGCGGAGTATGACGTGGTGGTGACCGACCGGACCCTGATGGACGTGATTGCCTATTCTTTTGCAGCAGGGTTCCGGGCCCAGGCCGATGACATGCTGCAGGTGTGGCGCCGGCATGCATCCTATTACCGGAGAATCGTGTTTCGCAGCATTGCCACAAACCACTGGAACGTGGAAGACGGCTGCCGGGACACGGACGCGATATTCCGGGCGCGCATCGAGGCCACATTGTATGAGCTGTACCGCTACGTGGGCATGACCACACAGCCGCAATTTTTTGAGGTATAG